The Altererythrobacter sp. H2 genomic sequence TGATGTTGGCAGTGGTGGTGTTCAATGCGGTGATCTGGTTCAGCACCAGCCGCTGGTTGGTCATCGCCTCGGCCACGGTCACTGCGGTGCGCAGCGCACCCACGGTGGTGGTGCTGGCCCGGTCCACGCCCTTGACCAGTTCGACGTTGTTCTTCTTGACCAGGTCGAGTGCGAGGTAGCCCTGCACGCTGACCGCCATCTGGGTGAGCAGGTCCTGGGTGCGCTGGCGGACATAGAACAGGGCGGTTTCGCGCAGCGCCTTGGCCTTGGCCGGATCGGTGGCGTCAAGCTCGAAGGCCTTCTCCTCCAGCTTCTCGTCCAGCTTGCGGGAAATGTGGATCATCTGCTCCAGATTACCCATCGCTTCCCACAGCTTCTGGCGTTCGACATCGATCGCGGCGTTGTCCATCAGCAGCTCGTCCTTGCCGCTGGCAAGGCTGCCGAGCACGGACTGGATATGGGTCTGCGCGCTCTGGTAGCTGCGGAAGTAGTTGTTGATCTTGTTGCCGAAGGGAATGATGCCCAGGATCTTGCGCGGGCCTGACAAAGCGCCGCGCTTGCCGGGATCGAGGTCTTCCACCACCCGGCGCAGCTCGGCCAGGTTGGCACCAACGCCTTCGTCCTTGTCCATCGCACGGACCGGCCGGTCGAGGAAGCGGTTGGACATGCCGGCCGCTGCCATGATTTCCTTGCGGCCCATGTTGGTCAGCTGGTCCACCTTCTTGCCGAATTCGGGCGAGTTGGCATCCTGCGCAACCAGATCGGCGACGAAGCCATCGACCTTCTCGTCCAGCTTCGACCTGACCTCCGGCGCAACCGGCACCAGCCCGGCGGCTTTCTCGGCCGAGACGTGCGGCACGGGATCGGGCGGCGTCAGGTCGAATGCGACTTCGGTGGCGGTTTTCGTTTCGTTGGTGGCCATGGCTGCCCTGATGCTCCTTTGCCTGCTGTATTAGGGGTGTAAGACACAGATTTCAAGCAATGGTCGAAGGTGTGCCGCAAGCGCCCCTGTGCGTCCATCCTTTCGTTCGGCCTGACAAGCGGTTAGGAGGCAGGCGGACGAACTTTTGCGGGGACCAGCAGTTCATGGCCGAAACGAAGCGCACGACGAACGAGCTGGACTTTGCCCGGGTCATCCTGAGCCTGCGCAAATGGTGGCGCGACGACGTGGTCGCGACGGTTAACCAGGAAGGCATTGTCGAGCTGCGGCGCGAGGAAGCGGACCTGTCGTCCCGGTTCCTGTTCATGACCATCATGTCTGCCGGGATCGCCATCCTCGGCCTGATCCTGTCCTCTCCGGCGGTGGTGATCGGGGCGATGTTGATCGCCCCGCTGATGGGGCCGATCATCGGTCTGGGCTTCGCCATGGCCTCGGGCGATTACGTCTGGCTGCGCAAGTGTGCCAAGTCGGTGGCGATCGGGGCGACGCTGGCGGTGTTGTTCTGCGCCGTGATCGTGTTCATGTCGCCGCTCAAGACGGTCACGGCGGAGCTGGCGGCGCGCACCCGGCCCAACCTGTTCGACCTGCTGGTGGCAATATTCTCCGGGCTGGCGGGTGCCTATGCCCTGATCCGCGGCCGTGAAGGTGCGGTGGTGGGTGTGGCCATCGCCACGGCGCTGATGCCGCCGCTGGCGACGGTCGGCTTCGGCCTCGCCACGCTGAACTGGACGGTGTTTTCCGGCTCGCTGATGCTGTTCATCACCAACCTGGTGGCGATTTCGCTGACAGCCGCCGTGATGGCCCGCCTGTACGGGTTCACGACCGAGCTTTCGGCCAAGCATACCCGGTGGCAGAACTTCCTGATCCTGGGCACATTGATTGCGCTGGCGATCCCGCTCGGTCTGGCGCTGCGCACCATTGCCTGGGAAGCGCAGGCCTCGCGCCAGATCAACCGCATCGTGATCGATGCTTTCGATGACGAATCGCGCCTGTCGCAGATCGATATCGCCTACGACGCAACGCCGGTGCGCATTTCCGCCACCGTCCTCACGCCGCACCTGAAGCCGGATGCCGAGGCCGAAATCGAGCGGCAGCTCGAAGGCCGGCTCGATCACGAATTCGAACTGGTGCTGACTCAGTACCGGGTCGGAACCTCCGACAGCGCGGCTGAGCGGGCCCAGCTTGCGGCTGCGCGGGAGCAGGACCAGGCCGCCGAGCAGGCTCGCCAGGTTGCCGCCGCCCTGGCTTTGGTCGCCGGGGTGGAGGAAAGCGACGTGTTGGTGGATCGCCAGCGCCGCCGCGCGCTGGTGCGGGCGAGGCCGCTGGAGGGGGCAACCTTGCGCGCCTATCGCACCCTGGAGCAGCGCGCCGCTGCGCAGGTCAAGGGCTGGGCCATTGAACTGGTGCCTCCGGCGCGGCCGCTGCCTTCGGTTGCATTCGAGGAGGAAGCGCCTTCGGAGGACGGCGAGGACGCCATTGCGCTGGCGGCATGGGCATCGGCCCGGGTCGGTGCACCGCTGGTGCTGACCGGCCCGGATGAGCAGACCGCGCTGGTCAGCGAGCAACTGAAGGCTGCGGGCGGCCGCGTCACCCGTGCCACCTCCGGCCCGGCCCCGGTGCGGATCGAATGGGGCAGTGTCGAGGAGTAGCGGTCAGGCCGCTTCGGGCAGCTTGATCGGCTCGATCTCGCCGGCGAGGTAAAGCCGCTTGGCCTTGGCCCGGCTCAGTTTGCCCGAAGATGTGCGGGGCAGGGTGCGCGGGGGGACCAGTTCCACCACGCAGTTCATCCCTGTGACCGAGCGGACCTTGTCACGGATCTGCTCGTGCAGCCTGATCCGTTCTTCCGGGTCGGAGACGCGGCAATGCACCAGTACGGCGGGCGATTCCTCGCCATTGTCCATCTCGAACGAGAACGCCGCCACATCGCCGTGGTTGAAGCCGGGCAGCTGTTCCACCGCCCATTCGATATCCTGCGGCCAGTGGTTCTTGCCGTTGATGATGATCATGTCCTTGGCCCGGCCGACAATGAACAGATAGCCATTGGCCATATATCCCATGTCGCCGGTGTCGAGCCATGCGCCCTTGCCGTCGTTACCTGGCACCAGGCAATCGCGGGTCGCTTCCTCGTTGCGGAAATAGGAATGCATCACGCTCGGGCCGCGGCACCAGACCTTGCCGATCTGCCGTTCGCCCCGCACCGCGTCATTTGCATCCCGGATTTCCACCTCCATGTCGGGCAGGGCCTTGCCGCAGTTGACGATGGCCCGGTAGCGCGCTGGCCGGGAAAGGTCGCGCGGGGTGCCCGACAGGCTTTCCTCCTCGACCAGTTCCACCCGGATGCCTTCGCCCGGGGGCATGACTGTCACCGCCAGCGTCGCTTCGGCCAGGCCATAGCTGGGGGTGAAGGCGCTGGCGCGGAAACCCGCCGGGGCAAAGGCATTGACGAAATTCTGCATCACGTCGGGCCGGATCATGTCCGCCCCGTTGCCGGCCGTGCGCCAGCGGGAGAGGTCGAACCGCTCGGTCACGCTGCTCTGGCTGGAAATGCGGCGGGCGCAGATGTCGTAGCCGAAGGTGGGCGAATAACTGAGCGTGTTGCCCTGGTTGCGGCTGATCACGTCAAGCCATGCGAGCGGACGGCGGGCGAAATGCTCGGTCTTGAGATAGTCGCAACTCACCTGGTTGGCGATCGGCGACAGCAGGCAGCCGACCAGCCCCATGTCGTGATACCACGGCAGCCAGCTCACCACCCGGTCGTTGGTGCCCAGGTTCATCGAGGCGGCATGGCCGTAGAGGTTGTGCAGCAGCGCGCGGTGGGTCACGGCAACACCGGTGGGGAAGCGGGTCGAGCCCGACGAATACTGCAGATAGCAGATATCATTCGGGCTTGCTTCGGGCAGATCGCATTCGGGCGCTTCGCGGGCGTTGAAGCTGGCCCAGTCAATCCCTTCGCAGCCTTGCCGGTCTGCCGCAGCCTTCGCCATTTCGGCGATTTCGGGGGGATAGATCAACATGGCCGGATCGCTGCTGGCGAGCTGCACCGCCAGCTGGTCGATATAGCTTTCCTTGCCGCCGAAGCTGGTCGGCAGCGGCAGCGGCACCGGCCATGCCCCGGCGTAGCTGCAGGCACTGAACAACGCAGCGAATTCGGGGCCGGTTTCCGCGATCAGGGCAACCCGGTCGCCCTTGCCGATCCCCGCTGCAACAAGCCGCCGGGCCATCGCCAGCGCGTCTTCGCGCATTTCGCGGAAGGGATAGACCCGCTCCAGCTCGCCCCGCATGTCATGAAAGTTTAGCCCCTTTTCGCTACGCGCGGCATAGTCGACCGCATCGTTGAAAGTGGCAAAGTCCGCCCGGATGCGCGGCAGCGCGCAATCGTTCGGCGTGGGAACCGGCATGGTGATGGTCATGAGTGAAGGCGAAACCCGTTGTTGGTGCGCACAGGCATGGGCGTTCTCCCCGCGCTCTAGTTAAGTCCCCTCCTGACGCGCCCGTTCTCGCCGCGTCATGCGTAAGCGTTGCCCAATTCGCAAAGACTGTGGCACCATTATGACGATGACGCGCAAGGAGCAAGCAGGACAGCACTCAGCACGGGGCGGGCCGAAGGCCAAACCGCCGCTGGATGAGGCACGCCTGCGGGACCTGGCGTTGGCCTATGTTGCCCGATTCGCCACCACCGGCAAACGGGTGGAACGCTATCTGGTGCGCAAGCTGCGCGAGCGCGGCTGGGCTGGGGAGGGGGAACCTGACGTCGACGGGCTGATCGCGCGGATGGGCGAGCTGGGCTATATCGACGATGCCGCGTTTGCCCGTGCGCGCGGCGGCGACCTGCTGCGACGTGGCTATGGCGCGCGGCGGGTGGGGCAGGTCCTGGCGGAGGCCGGGGTGGACGAGCCCGTCCGCCGCGCGGCGGCGCCGGACGAGGCGGCCGCCCGGCGCGCGGCCTTCGCCCTGGCGCGGCGCAAACGGCTGGGGCCATTCGATTCGCATCCGCCGGATCCTGCCCGCCGTGCGAAGCAGCTTGCCGCAATCGTGCGCGCGGGCCATGGATTCGACGCGGCGCGGGCGATAATGGATGCAAGCGACGAATCCGCGCTGGCCGAATGGGTGGCTGAAGCCGGCGATGATGCGGGAAACCTGGAAGGAATGGATTGATGCGCGCAATGGCACTCCTGCTGGCGGGCCTGTGCCTCGCCTGCTCGCCGCAAGGCCAGGCGGAAACTGCCGCCGCTCCCACTGCAACGGCACAAGCGACGCATCCCGTTTCCGGCCTGCGGGTCGTGCCGTTGACGGTCACCAGCGGCAGCAAGCGGCACGTGTTCCGGGTCGAAGTCGCCGAGACCGTGCCGCAGCAGCAGCGCGGGCTGATGTTCCGCACCGAACTGGGCCCGGACGAGGGGATGATCTTCCCCTATCGGGCTCCCCAGCTGCTCGGCTTCTGGATGAAGAACACGCCGCTGCCGCTCGACATCATCTTCCTCGACGAGGACCGGCGGATCATCAACATCGCCGCGCGGACCACGCCCTATTCGCTCGATTCGGTCTATTCCGAACGGCCGGCCATTGCCGTGCTGGAACTGATCGGTGGCCGCGCGGAGGAGCTGGGCATCCGCGCCGGGGACAAGGTCGAATGGTAGGCCCGCGGCAGGCCGGTTTCCCGCTTGGCCGCAAGGCTGCAATCCGCTAGGCGCACGGCCATGTCTATCCTCGGCAAGATCTTCACCTGGTGGGACGGCGCCACCATCGGAACGCACCTGTGGAGCTGGCGCAAGGGCCAGCAGGTCGGCACCGATGTGCAGGGCAACCGCTATTTCCGCACCCGCAAGCCGGATGCGCAGGGGCGGGAGCGGCGCTGGGTAATCTACAATGGCCCCAACGATGCCAGCCGCGTGCCGGCCGAATGGCATGGCTGGCTGCACGGCTCGTTTGACGATGTGCCGGAAAGCAACTTGCCGCCGCCGCACATCTGGGAAGTGGACTACACCCCCAATGCGACCGGAACCCCGCTGGCCTATCGCCCGGCGGGTGCGCTGGAGCGTGGCGGCAAGCGGGCCGCGGCGACGGGGGATTACGAAGCGTGGTCACCGGACGCCTGAGGGTGCGCGCGCTCGCCCCTCTGGTCGCGCTCGTGCTGCTGGCCGCCTGCGATGACAAGCCCCCTGCACCGCGCCCGGTCGAGACCGAGGTGCCCGAGGAACTGGCCCGGGCGGCGCCGCCACCCGCGCAGCCTGCGGGGGAAGCGGGGCTGGGCACGCCGATGGCTGACCGCGTTGCCACGCTCGGCCTGCTCAACAAGCGCAACAACCTCTCGCAGGACATTACCCTCAAGCCAGGCGAGACGCGCCGGATCGGCGATGTCATCGTGCGCCTGTCCGCCTGCGAGCGGACCGCGCCATGGGAAATGCCGAGCGAGACCGGCGCTTTTGTCCAGGTGCTGGTGCGCGACAACCGGAACCAGGACAGTTGGGACCGGGTCTTTTCCGGTTGGCTGTTCAAGCGATCACCCTCGCTCAACGTGGTCGAGCACCCGGTTTACGATGTCTGGGTGAAGAACTGCGCGATGAGTTTCCCGGGCGAGGAAGGCTCCGTGGCATCCCCCTCGCCCCGCGCAACCGGGGCCCCTGCTGCGGCACCGGCGCCGGCTCCGTCCCCCACTGCCGCGCCACCTTCCGCGCCTGCGCCTGCTGCGGCCGACGACACCGAGGCATAGGCCTGCGGCAGGCTGGCGTCGGGCGGACCCGATGCCTGGGCCAGCATCTCCAGATAGCGCGCCTGCGGGATTTCCACCGCGCCGAGCGAGGCAAGGTGCCCGGTCATGAACTGGCAATCGAGCAGCCGGTACCCGGCCCGGCGCATCAGCGCGACCAGCCACGCCAGCGCCACCTTGGAGGCGTTGTCAGCCCGGCTGAACATGCTTTCGCCGCAGAACACCCGGTCGAACGCCACGCCATAGAGCCCGCCGACCAGTTCGCTGCCGTGCCAGCATTCGACCGAATGGGCGTGCCCGGCCCGGTGCAGCGCCAGATAGCTGGCCTCGATCCGGTCGCTGATCCAGCTTCCGCCATCTTCGTCGCGCGGCTCGGCGCAGGCAGCGATCACCCGGCCGAACGCCGCATCGACAGTGACCCGGAACCGGTCTTGCCGGATCACCTTCCGCAGCGAGGCCGAACAGCGGAAGCCATCCAGCGGCAGGATGGCCCGCTCGCGCGGCTCGACCCAGAACAGCTCCGGATCATCGCGCGCGTCGGCCATCGGGAAAATGCCGCTGCGATAGGCCAGCAGCAGCATTTCGACCGGGATTGGCGGGGCTGGGAACTGGTGCATCGCCCCTTTGCCTAGCATCCCCGCGCCGCCCGGTCAGCGCCAAACCCGGCCCGCCGCTGCATTTCGCCTTGCGCGGGCGCCACGCTTTGGCTTAAGGGCCGCATCCGCCTGCAGGGGTGTAGCTCAGTTGGTAGAGCATCGGTCTCCAAAACCGAGGGCCTGCGGTTCGAGTCCGCACACCCCTGCCATTACCCTTGGCATCCTGCAGGCGGTCCTTTCCCGATTAGTACTCGTTCGGCTCTTCCGGGGTTTTCGCCATATGGGTCGGGCCGGCGGTGCGGTCCCCCCGCGCCAGCGCGAACACCACGCCTGACAGCAGCAGCAGGGCGATCAGGTTAGGCAGAGCCATGGCAGCGTTGGAAATGTCGCCCAGACGCCAGATCAGGGTCAGGTCCTGGAAGCTGCCGATGAAGATCACCACGCACCACAGCACTCGCCATGCCATGTGCAGTATCTTCTCGCCGCGCAGGGTCGATCCGGGAACACGGTCGTAGAGGAAGGTGATCGCTCGCTCCCCGTAATAGCTCCAGGTGACGAGGGTGGTGAAAACGAACAGGATCAGCGCGACGCTGGCAATCAGGGTGCCGATCGGGATGCCCGCCAGCAGCGCCGGGAAGGCTGCGGCAAAGGCGCCTGAGGTCATCGCAAAGCCCTGCAGGTCGGATTGCCAGGCGTGTTCGACCGCCTGCCCGGCGTGGGTGAAGTTGCCTTCCACCGTCAGGATCACCAGCGCGGTGATGGTGCAGATCACCACCGTATCGATGAACGTGCCGAGCATGGCCATGCGGCCCTGCTGTTCCGGATCGTCGGTCTGCGCCACGGCATGGGCGATCGGGGTCGAGCCTTGCCCGGCCTCGTTCGAGAACAGGCCGCGCGCCACACCGGCGCGGATGGCAATGATGATTGCCGCGCCCAGAAACCCGCCGCTGGCCGCCTGCGGGTTGAACGCGCCGTGGAAGATGCGGCCGAAGGTTTCGGGAATGTCCTGATAGTCGAGCACGATCGCGATGATCGCCATGATCAGGTATCCGGCCGCCATGAACGGCACGATCTTTTCCGCCACGCTGCCGATCGACTTGATCCCGCCGATGATGACCAGGAACACGGCAATCGCCACGATCACCCCCGCGACCCATTCCTGCATTCCGAACAGTTCGCCGAAGCTGTCTGCCACGGCATTGGCCTGGATCGAGTTGCCGGTGACCAGTGCGGAGAACAGCGTGCCGAGGCAGAACAGCACGGCCAGCCAAGTGTATTTGGGGCCAAGGCCCATCATGATGTAGGTCATCGGCCCGCCGCGATAGGCACCCTCGCTGGTGCGCTCACGATAGCGGATGGCGAGCGCGCCTTCGGCAAAGGCCAGCGCCATGCCGATCAGCGCCGTGACCCACATCCAGAAAATCGCCCCGGGACCGCCCAGTGCGATCGCCGTCGCCACCCCGGCGAGGTTGCCTGTGCCGACCTGGCCCGACAGTGCCGTGGACAGCGCCGCGAACGGGCTGATCTCACCCGCGCCCGCACTCTTGCGGCCCTTGAACAGGCCGGTAAAGGCGCTCCCCAGATTGCGGATCGGGTAGAACCGCAGCCCGAACATCATCCACAGGCCGATGCCCAACAGCACGATCACCATCGGCGGGAAGGGGATCACGGTCTCGCCGTTCCAGCTGCCCCCCCAGATGAAGTCGGATACATTGACGACGTGATCGACGAGGCCGGGCGATCCGGCAGTGCTGGCAGCCATGTGGCGTTATTCCCCCTTGCGCGGCCACCTTAAATCGGGGCCGGACGGATAAAGCGCGCACGCTAACCGCGCCCCGCCGGGTTTGCCAGAGGGCTTTGCACTTTCCCCCGAGTGTCTGCCATGGCCGGTTCTGCAGCCAGCACCGCATCCCGCTGCGCCGGGGTTGAGAGCCCCCTTTCCCAACCGCCGTCACCGGTCTATGAAGGGCCATCCCCGGGGAGCTCGTGCGAGCTGAGAGGCAGGTGTCACGCCCTGCGACCCGCTGAACCTGAACCCGTTAGCACGGGCGGAGGGAGTGGACTGGCCGCCGCAAGGACTTCAGGCCAGCAAACCGCTCTCCCGCCACCTGAGGAGAGACACGCATGGCCGACATCAACAGCAAGCTCGAAATCGGCGTGACCACCGGGCCGATCCGCGGCTCCGCCAAGGTCCACGTCGAATCGCCTTCCGGCCTGCGCGTGGCCATGCGCGAGATCCGGCTGGAGCCGTCGAGCGGGGAGCCGCCGGTGCGGGTCTATGACACTTCCGGCCCCTATACCGATGCCGATGCCGTGATCGACATTGCCGCCGGCCTGCCCGAACTGCGGGCCGACTGGATCCGCGGACGCGGCGACGTGGAGGAAGTGACACAGCGCGAGGTCAGGCCGGAAGACAACGGCCAGTTGGGGCCGGACCGCAGCGGCGGCGTCCCGCCATTCCCGCGCGTGCGCCACAAGGTGCTGCGGGCCAAGCCGGGCATGAACGTCAGCCAGATGTACTATGCGCGGCGCGGGATCATCACGCCGGAGATGGAATATGTCGCCGTCCGCGAGAACATCGGGCGCGAGATGATCGCGAACCATATCCGGGACGGGCAGGACTTCGGTGCCAGCATTCCCGACTATGTCACCCCCGAATTCGTCCGCGACGAGGTCGCCCGCGGTCGCGCGATCATTCCCAGCAACATCAACCACCCCGAAAGCGAACCGATGGCGATCGGGCGCAATTTCCTCGTCAAGATCAACGCCAATATCGGCAACTCGGCGGTTGCCAGCGACGTCGCCACCGAAGTCGACAAGATGGTCTGGTCGACCCGCTGGGGCGCGGACACCGTGATGGACCTTTCCACCGGGCGCAACATCCACGACACCCGCGAATGGATCATCCGCAACAGCCCGGTGCCGATCGGCACGGTGCCGATCTACCAGGCGCTGGAGAAGGTCGGCGGGGTGGCCGAGGACCTGACCTGGGAGGTGTTCCGCGACACCCTGATCGAGCAGGCCGAGCAGGGGGTGGATTACTTCACCATCCACGCCGGGGTGCGGCTGCCCTACGTCCCGCTCGCCGCCAAGCGGGTAACCGGGATCGTCAGCCGGGGCGGCAGCATCATGGCCAAATGGTGCCTCGCCCATCACAAGGAGAGCTTCCTCTACGAACGGTTCGACGAAATCACCGAGATCATGAAGGCCTATGACGTGGCTTATTCGCTGGGCGATGGCCTGCGCCCCGGATCGATTGCCGACGCCAACGACGAGGCCCAGTTTGCCGAGCTCTACACCCTGGGCGAACTGACCAAGCGGGCCTGGGCGCAGGACGTGCAGGTGATGATCGAAGGGCCCGGCCATGTGCCGATGCACAAGATCAAGGAGAACATGGACAAGCAGCTCGAGGCCTGCGGTGAAGCGCCGTTCTACACCCTCGGCCCGCTCGTCACCGACATTGCGCCCGGTTACGACCACATCACCAGCGGCATCGGCGCGGCGATGATCGGGTGGTACGGCACGGCCATGCTCTGCTACGTCACGCCCAAGGAACACCTCGGCCTGCCTGACCGCGATGATGTGAAGGTCGGCGTGGTCACCTACAAGCTTGCCGCCCACGCGGCGGACCTGGCCAAGGGGCACCCGGCGGCCAAGGTGCGCGATGATGCGCTGTCCAAGGCGCGGTTCGAGTTCCGCTGGCGCGACCAGTTCAACCTCAGCCTCGATCCCGACACAGCCGAGCAGTACCATGACCAGACCCTGCCGGCCGAAGGCGCGAAAACAGCCCATTTCTGCTCCATGTGCGGGCCCAAGTTCTGCAGCATGAAGATCAGCCAGGAAGTGCGTGAATTCGCGCGGCTGCAGAACCAGGGCGCCGACGGGTTCGTGGCGGCGGAAGAAGCGGAAAAGGGCATGGCCGAGATGAGCCGGGTCTATGATGAAACCGGGCGCGAGCTCTACATGGGCGCGGGCGACCGCGAGCACGACTGATGGCCGACCTTTACCTCAAGAACCTCGAATCCGAACGCAAGGCGCTGTGGGCGAGCTGCCGTCTGAAGGGGCTCGCCCGCAACTCCCCCGAACGCCAGCGCATCGCCGCGCTGGACGAGGCCATTGCCGCGCACAAGGCGAAGAAGGTGAGCTGAACTGGCGGGCCCCGGGCGGTATCGCGCGGCGGCGGGAACGTTTGCGGGTCTCGCTCATTGGGGATGGAGTGCGCCGCACCAGCGTCCGGCAGTCCCGGGCGCGCGCCACTGTCGTTTCCCCCTGCAAGATCCAAAGGACCTGCCCATGACCAAGTTTTCCCTTGCGCTCGCGTCTGCCGCTTCGCTCGCCCTCGTCGCCTGCGCCGAGCCGGCCGAGGACACCACCACGACCGAAGACACCACGGCGGCTGACAGCATGACAAATTCCACCGTTACCGACGGGGGCACGATCGTCGAGGTGGCGCAGGACAATCCCGATTTCTCCACCCTGGTTTCGGCCGTGACTGCGGCTGATCTTGGCGCAACGCTGTCAGGCACTGGCCCGTTCACCGTGTTCGCGCCCACCAACGCTGCCTTCGAGAAGATCCCGCAGGCCAGCCGTGACGAGCTGATGAGCGAAGCCGGCAAGGCCGATCTTTCGGGCATCCTGACCTACCACGTGGTCCAGGGTGAAACCGACGCTGCCACCCTAACCCGGGCGATCGAGGCAGCCGGCACCGAAGGCCATACCCTGACGACCGTCAACGGCGCCACGCTGACGGCAACGCTGGAAGGCGGCAAGGTCATGCTGACCGATGCGGCCGGCAACAGGTCCACCGTGACCGCCACCGATGTCGACGCATCGAACGGCGTGATCCATGTGATCGACACCGTGCTGATGCCGAGCTGAGCCCAGGGCGCAGCGCAGCAATCGAGCCAACGAGGGGCGGCCCGGCAACGGGTCGCCCCTTTTTGCGGTTATCGTTCCACCCCGCCGCTCAGCCGCGTGAGCGCGCGGGCGAGCGCGGTGTCGGTCTCCTGCGCCGCGTCGATCATCGCGCCCAGCGCCTCCGCCGCCTCGGCCAGGTCGAGCCTGCAGGCAAGGGCGAGCGCGGTCTCATAGCTGACCCGCTGCGATTGCTTGCCCTTGCGCAGCGCGCCGGCCAGCGCGATGTCGCGCAAGGGGCCCTGCACGATCGAGGTGCAGTCGTTGTCCGCATCATCGAGGATGGCGCGCAGCCACACGTTCTCCGCCTTGTCGGGCGCGGCATCGAGGGCGCGGGCGATATCCGCCAGGGCCTCTCGCTGCGTGCCGCTGCGGGCGGTATCCTGCTCCACCAGCTCGCGCATGGCCTCGTCGGCGAGGCAGGAGCGGACGTTGTCCAGCCGCTCCACCATGGCGCATTCACCATCGTAGAGGTCCTGCACTGCCATGACGAGGAGCGCGCGGGGGGTATCGACATTGGCCATGAGGCTGGTTCCTTTCACGCCACCCAACGAACGCGCAAGCCGCCGGTTTCATCCACCCCGCGCGCCTGCCCCGTATCCGGAGCGGATGACCGCAGTGCCCCAGCCAGAACCGCAGGTCACGGCATCCAACGCGCGGCTGATCATGCCCGCCACCGGCACCGAGGCGGCGCCCTTCCTCGAACTGACCAACCGGGCCGATGCGGCGCTGTTCCTGGCCGAGGCCTCGCTCGATAACAGCGGCAAGGCCACGATCGCCTACCGGCGCACGCCCGCCGCCAACCGGGTCAGCTCGATCACCATTCCCGAAGGCGAGACGCTGCGGCTGACCCCGGAGACCGGCTATGCCATCGAGGCGCAGATGGCCGCAGCGC encodes the following:
- a CDS encoding TIGR00341 family protein → MAETKRTTNELDFARVILSLRKWWRDDVVATVNQEGIVELRREEADLSSRFLFMTIMSAGIAILGLILSSPAVVIGAMLIAPLMGPIIGLGFAMASGDYVWLRKCAKSVAIGATLAVLFCAVIVFMSPLKTVTAELAARTRPNLFDLLVAIFSGLAGAYALIRGREGAVVGVAIATALMPPLATVGFGLATLNWTVFSGSLMLFITNLVAISLTAAVMARLYGFTTELSAKHTRWQNFLILGTLIALAIPLGLALRTIAWEAQASRQINRIVIDAFDDESRLSQIDIAYDATPVRISATVLTPHLKPDAEAEIERQLEGRLDHEFELVLTQYRVGTSDSAAERAQLAAAREQDQAAEQARQVAAALALVAGVEESDVLVDRQRRRALVRARPLEGATLRAYRTLEQRAAAQVKGWAIELVPPARPLPSVAFEEEAPSEDGEDAIALAAWASARVGAPLVLTGPDEQTALVSEQLKAAGGRVTRATSGPAPVRIEWGSVEE
- the aat gene encoding leucyl/phenylalanyl-tRNA--protein transferase; the encoded protein is MHQFPAPPIPVEMLLLAYRSGIFPMADARDDPELFWVEPRERAILPLDGFRCSASLRKVIRQDRFRVTVDAAFGRVIAACAEPRDEDGGSWISDRIEASYLALHRAGHAHSVECWHGSELVGGLYGVAFDRVFCGESMFSRADNASKVALAWLVALMRRAGYRLLDCQFMTGHLASLGAVEIPQARYLEMLAQASGPPDASLPQAYASVSSAAAGAGAEGGAAVGDGAGAGAAAGAPVARGEGDATEPSSPGKLIAQFFTQTS
- a CDS encoding NADH:ubiquinone oxidoreductase subunit NDUFA12; the encoded protein is MSILGKIFTWWDGATIGTHLWSWRKGQQVGTDVQGNRYFRTRKPDAQGRERRWVIYNGPNDASRVPAEWHGWLHGSFDDVPESNLPPPHIWEVDYTPNATGTPLAYRPAGALERGGKRAAATGDYEAWSPDA
- a CDS encoding DUF192 domain-containing protein; its protein translation is MRAMALLLAGLCLACSPQGQAETAAAPTATAQATHPVSGLRVVPLTVTSGSKRHVFRVEVAETVPQQQRGLMFRTELGPDEGMIFPYRAPQLLGFWMKNTPLPLDIIFLDEDRRIINIAARTTPYSLDSVYSERPAIAVLELIGGRAEELGIRAGDKVEW
- a CDS encoding toxic anion resistance protein: MATNETKTATEVAFDLTPPDPVPHVSAEKAAGLVPVAPEVRSKLDEKVDGFVADLVAQDANSPEFGKKVDQLTNMGRKEIMAAAGMSNRFLDRPVRAMDKDEGVGANLAELRRVVEDLDPGKRGALSGPRKILGIIPFGNKINNYFRSYQSAQTHIQSVLGSLASGKDELLMDNAAIDVERQKLWEAMGNLEQMIHISRKLDEKLEEKAFELDATDPAKAKALRETALFYVRQRTQDLLTQMAVSVQGYLALDLVKKNNVELVKGVDRASTTTVGALRTAVTVAEAMTNQRLVLNQITALNTTTANIIDSTSTMLREQTGKIHEQAASSTIPLETLQRAFQNIYDTMDEVDSFKLRALDSMKQTVVTLTAEVEKSKGYIARAEGQAQAQKQVSESSLLTVEG
- a CDS encoding regulatory protein RecX yields the protein MTRKEQAGQHSARGGPKAKPPLDEARLRDLALAYVARFATTGKRVERYLVRKLRERGWAGEGEPDVDGLIARMGELGYIDDAAFARARGGDLLRRGYGARRVGQVLAEAGVDEPVRRAAAPDEAAARRAAFALARRKRLGPFDSHPPDPARRAKQLAAIVRAGHGFDAARAIMDASDESALAEWVAEAGDDAGNLEGMD
- a CDS encoding fatty acyl-AMP ligase, whose amino-acid sequence is MTITMPVPTPNDCALPRIRADFATFNDAVDYAARSEKGLNFHDMRGELERVYPFREMREDALAMARRLVAAGIGKGDRVALIAETGPEFAALFSACSYAGAWPVPLPLPTSFGGKESYIDQLAVQLASSDPAMLIYPPEIAEMAKAAADRQGCEGIDWASFNAREAPECDLPEASPNDICYLQYSSGSTRFPTGVAVTHRALLHNLYGHAASMNLGTNDRVVSWLPWYHDMGLVGCLLSPIANQVSCDYLKTEHFARRPLAWLDVISRNQGNTLSYSPTFGYDICARRISSQSSVTERFDLSRWRTAGNGADMIRPDVMQNFVNAFAPAGFRASAFTPSYGLAEATLAVTVMPPGEGIRVELVEEESLSGTPRDLSRPARYRAIVNCGKALPDMEVEIRDANDAVRGERQIGKVWCRGPSVMHSYFRNEEATRDCLVPGNDGKGAWLDTGDMGYMANGYLFIVGRAKDMIIINGKNHWPQDIEWAVEQLPGFNHGDVAAFSFEMDNGEESPAVLVHCRVSDPEERIRLHEQIRDKVRSVTGMNCVVELVPPRTLPRTSSGKLSRAKAKRLYLAGEIEPIKLPEAA